A genomic segment from Vicugna pacos chromosome 17, VicPac4, whole genome shotgun sequence encodes:
- the ABHD14A gene encoding protein ABHD14A, which produces MSRSQVALLGLGLLLMLLLYMGLPGPPDQTSWLWRDPNVTILAGFTPGNAPIFYREVIPFHRARRLDVVLLHGKAFNSYTWEKLGTLQLLAQRGYRAVALDLPGFGNSAPSKEAGTEAGRAELLERVLQDLEVKNAVLVSPSLSGRYALPFLMRGHHQLQGFVPIAPTSTQNYTQEQFWAVKTPTLILYGELDHILARESLRQLRHLPNHSVVKLRDAGHACYLHKPQDFHLALLAFLDHLP; this is translated from the exons ATGAGCCGGTCCCAGGTAGCcctgctgggcctgggcctgctgCTCATGCTGCTACTATACATGGGACTGCCAGGACCCCCTGACCAGACCTCCTGGCTCTGGAGAGATCCCAATGTCACGATCCTGGCTGGTTTCACCCCTGGCAACGCCCCCATTTTTTACCGCGAGGTGATCCCATTCCACCGGGCCCGCAG GTTGGATGTGGTACTGCTCCACGGAAAGGCCTTTAACTCCTACACATGGGAAAAGCTGGGCACGCTGCAGCTGCTGGCACAGAGGGGCTACCGGGCCGTGGCCCTTGACCTCCCAG GTTTTGGGAACTCAGCACCTTCAAAGGAGGCAGGTacagaggcagggagggcagagctgCTGGAGCGAGTGCTGCAGGACCTGGAGGTGAAGAATGCCGTGTTGGTGAGCCCTTCGCTGAGTGGCCGCTATGCTCTGCCATTCCTGATGAGAGGCCACCACCAGCTGCAGGGATTCGTGCCCATTGCACCCACCTCCACCCAGAACTACACCCAGGAACAATTCTGGGCTGTGAAG ACCCCAACTCTCATCCTGTATGGGGAGCTGGACCACATCCTGGCGCGGGAGTCACTGCGGCAGCTCCGCCACCTGCCTAACCACTCAGTGGTGAAGCTGCGTGACGCAGGCCATGCCTGCTACCTTCACAAGCCGCAAGACTTCCACCTCGCCCTCCTTGCCTTCCTTGACCACCTGCCTTGA